In Tenacibaculum pacificus, a single window of DNA contains:
- a CDS encoding cytochrome-c peroxidase, giving the protein MIKKNILFLFLLLLMSCSSKEEGIYTPKPTSLKIPELFQQKLIEPVIPTNNPLTEEGIALGKKLFFDEILSKDNTQSCASCHNPQKAFTDENRFSEGVDGKIGNRNSMPLFNLAWNFDERFTWDGKETSLESQALEPVRNPIEMHSNWINVAQKIKNHAEYPFLFQQAFGNIKIDSTLITKALAQFERTLISGNSKFDQYLLGKAQLTSEEKNGFDVFMDETRGDCFHCHGSNNNPLWTDNKFHNNGLDAIFTDLGLGKITGDPNDNGKFKSPSLRNLKFTAPYMHDGRFATLEDVINHYSTGLKNSSTIDPLMKSVNKGGVNLSQKDKDDLKTFLLSLSDNDFINNLEFQE; this is encoded by the coding sequence ATGATTAAAAAAAATATTTTGTTTTTATTCCTTCTTCTTTTAATGAGTTGTTCATCAAAAGAAGAAGGAATATATACGCCCAAACCTACATCATTAAAAATACCTGAGCTTTTTCAACAAAAATTAATTGAACCTGTTATCCCTACAAATAATCCTTTAACAGAAGAAGGAATTGCCTTAGGTAAAAAATTATTTTTTGATGAAATTTTATCAAAAGACAATACACAATCGTGCGCTAGTTGTCATAATCCTCAAAAAGCTTTTACGGATGAAAATCGTTTTAGTGAAGGTGTTGATGGAAAAATTGGCAATAGAAACTCCATGCCTTTATTTAATTTAGCATGGAATTTTGATGAGCGTTTTACTTGGGATGGAAAAGAAACAAGTCTTGAAAGTCAAGCTTTAGAGCCCGTTAGAAATCCAATAGAAATGCATAGTAATTGGATAAATGTTGCTCAAAAAATTAAAAATCATGCTGAATATCCATTTTTATTTCAGCAAGCTTTTGGAAATATCAAAATAGATTCTACTTTAATAACCAAAGCACTTGCACAGTTTGAAAGAACTTTAATCTCTGGAAACTCAAAATTTGATCAATATTTATTAGGAAAAGCACAACTGACATCCGAAGAAAAAAATGGTTTTGATGTTTTTATGGATGAAACTCGTGGAGATTGTTTTCATTGTCATGGAAGTAATAACAACCCATTATGGACGGATAATAAATTTCATAATAATGGTTTAGATGCTATTTTTACTGATTTAGGATTAGGTAAAATAACTGGCGATCCGAATGATAATGGAAAATTTAAATCGCCATCGCTTCGGAATTTAAAATTTACAGCTCCATACATGCACGATGGTCGTTTTGCTACTTTAGAAGATGTTATAAATCATTATTCAACAGGTTTAAAAAACTCTTCAACAATAGACCCTTTAATGAAAAGTGTAAACAAAGGAGGTGTTAACCTTTCTCAAAAAGACAAAGATGATTTAAAAACATTTCTTCTTTCTCTTTCTGATAATGACTTCATTAACAATCTTGAATTTCAAGAATAA
- a CDS encoding MbnP family protein → MKQFSILLLSLFIFSCSSDNDEPIKEVDIKVNFSQNWDGTTIEKSDLSSTEFSYIIGTDIKTETTLKIDKLRYLISKITLTDGAGKATTFDGYQLVDLSNSESSLFNPSVKISEGNYNLSMTFGFNEDDNIDGNYADLNTASWGVPMMLGGGYHFMQMDGKYKDTKNVENPYNFHTIRAYNTETKKAEDTSFSVDLGSINVKNNATIEIKMNVAQWFKNPNDWDLNKKNISLMMDYEAQKTMSENGKKGVFSLGTITQ, encoded by the coding sequence ATGAAACAGTTTTCAATACTACTATTAAGTCTATTTATTTTTTCATGTAGCTCAGATAACGACGAGCCAATTAAAGAAGTTGATATTAAAGTTAATTTTTCGCAAAATTGGGATGGAACTACTATTGAAAAATCAGATTTAAGTAGTACCGAATTTTCTTATATAATAGGTACAGATATAAAAACAGAAACAACTCTTAAAATTGATAAATTACGTTATTTAATATCAAAAATAACCTTAACTGACGGAGCAGGAAAAGCAACTACTTTTGATGGTTATCAATTAGTAGATTTAAGTAATTCTGAAAGCTCATTATTTAATCCATCTGTAAAAATATCAGAAGGAAATTACAACCTATCCATGACTTTTGGTTTTAATGAAGATGATAATATTGATGGTAATTATGCTGATTTAAACACAGCTTCTTGGGGCGTACCGATGATGCTAGGCGGTGGTTACCATTTTATGCAAATGGATGGAAAATATAAAGATACTAAGAATGTTGAAAACCCTTATAACTTTCATACAATTAGAGCTTATAATACCGAAACAAAAAAAGCAGAAGACACTTCTTTTTCAGTTGATTTAGGTAGTATAAATGTTAAAAATAACGCAACTATTGAAATAAAAATGAATGTTGCGCAATGGTTTAAAAACCCAAATGATTGGGATTTAAATAAAAAAAACATCAGCTTAATGATGGATTATGAAGCTCAAAAAACAATGTCTGAAAATGGTAAAAAAGGCGTTTTTAGTTTAGGTACAATTACGCAATAA
- a CDS encoding choice-of-anchor B family protein translates to MNNTIKKTLFYSLLTLILSCNSPSVKINNDTDGDEIINSLDNCPDTANKEQLDTDGDGKGNICDDDDDNDGIKDVDDNCPLMPNPDQKDTDGNGIGDVCDKYLNDTDKDGIKNDIDNCPNTANPDQKDTDGDGIGDVCDDSSIDNKVPCVSGMAGIYPCNGYDLLLHIPLSTFGATEGNDSWGWTDASTNKEYAIMCVNNGTVFVDITNTNNPVYLGKIPTATVNSSWRDVKIYKDHAFIVSEAYGHGMQVFDLTRLRNVSTPPETFSPDTHFKEFGSAHNMVINEESGYAYPVGTSKSGPYKGGPLFINIQDPKNPKTEGGWGTDNYSHDAQVINYNGPDSDYTGKEILIGSNENEVVIVDISDKSNPKNISKISYANVGYTHQGWFTENKKYFILGDELDEQKFGNKTRNIIFDFTDLDNPKEHFSYTGPTNAIDHNGYIKDNMFYLANYTAGVRFIDITNISSKSITETGYFDTYPNNNGANFNGVWNVYPYFDSGKIIISDINSGLFIVKKQ, encoded by the coding sequence ATGAACAACACTATAAAAAAAACACTTTTTTATTCTTTACTTACCCTTATTTTATCTTGTAATTCTCCTTCCGTAAAAATCAATAATGATACTGATGGTGATGAAATAATTAACTCTTTAGATAACTGTCCTGATACAGCTAATAAAGAGCAATTAGATACTGACGGTGATGGAAAAGGTAATATTTGTGATGATGATGACGATAATGATGGAATTAAAGATGTAGATGATAATTGTCCATTAATGCCTAATCCTGATCAAAAAGATACAGACGGAAATGGTATAGGAGATGTGTGTGATAAATATTTAAATGATACTGATAAAGATGGTATAAAAAACGATATAGATAACTGTCCTAACACGGCTAATCCAGATCAAAAAGATACAGACGGCGATGGTATAGGTGATGTATGTGATGATTCATCAATAGATAATAAAGTTCCATGTGTTTCAGGTATGGCAGGAATTTACCCTTGTAACGGTTATGATTTATTGTTACACATTCCACTAAGTACCTTTGGCGCTACTGAAGGAAATGACTCTTGGGGTTGGACAGATGCTAGTACTAACAAAGAATATGCAATAATGTGTGTAAACAACGGAACTGTTTTTGTTGATATTACAAACACAAACAATCCTGTTTATTTAGGTAAGATACCAACAGCAACTGTTAATAGCTCTTGGAGAGATGTTAAAATATATAAAGACCATGCTTTTATTGTTAGTGAAGCTTATGGACACGGAATGCAAGTTTTTGATTTAACAAGATTAAGAAACGTATCTACACCTCCTGAAACATTTAGTCCTGATACCCACTTTAAAGAATTTGGTAGTGCTCATAATATGGTAATTAATGAAGAATCAGGATATGCATACCCTGTAGGAACTAGTAAATCTGGTCCTTATAAAGGAGGTCCTTTATTTATCAATATACAAGATCCTAAAAACCCTAAAACTGAAGGTGGATGGGGAACAGATAATTATAGTCATGATGCACAAGTAATTAATTATAACGGTCCTGATTCTGATTACACTGGTAAAGAAATTTTAATCGGTAGTAACGAAAATGAAGTTGTTATAGTTGATATTAGCGACAAATCAAATCCTAAAAATATCTCTAAAATATCGTATGCAAATGTTGGTTATACTCACCAAGGTTGGTTTACAGAAAATAAAAAATATTTTATTTTAGGAGATGAGTTAGATGAACAAAAATTTGGAAACAAAACAAGAAATATTATTTTTGATTTCACTGATTTAGACAATCCTAAAGAGCATTTTAGTTATACTGGTCCTACTAATGCAATTGATCATAATGGGTATATAAAAGACAACATGTTTTATTTAGCGAACTACACAGCAGGTGTTCGTTTTATTGATATTACAAATATATCTAGCAAATCAATAACAGAAACTGGTTATTTTGATACCTATCCAAACAATAATGGTGCTAATTTTAATGGAGTATGGAACGTATATCCATATTTTGATAGCGGAAAAATAATAATAAGTGATATTAACAGTGGTTTATTCATCGTTAAAAAACAATAA
- the thiL gene encoding thiamine-phosphate kinase, producing MLEDKNQERTSLAELGEFGLINHLTEHFKLYSSSTTKGIGDDAAVISASEKERLITTDLLVEGVHFDLSYMPLKHLGYKAVMVNLSDVYAMNGVAEQITVSIAVSNRFPLEALEELYAGIQLACDTYKVDLIGGDTTSSTKGMLISITAIGTAEKEDIVYRNGAKPTDLIVVSGDLGAAYLGLQVLEREKQVFQVNPQSQPDLDAYTYLIERQLKPEARKDITELLKEMEVKPTSMIDISDGLSSEIMHICTQSKTGCKIYEDKLPLDPQVISTSEEFKMDSTMIALSGGEDYELLFTVPLADFDKIKSNPNLSIIGHIVAESEGLNLVTRANQEIELKAQGWNTFKE from the coding sequence ATGTTAGAAGATAAAAATCAAGAAAGAACCTCATTAGCTGAACTAGGAGAGTTTGGTTTAATAAACCATTTAACGGAGCATTTTAAGTTATATAGCTCATCAACAACAAAAGGAATTGGTGATGATGCTGCTGTAATTAGCGCATCAGAAAAAGAACGCTTAATAACTACTGATTTATTAGTAGAAGGTGTACATTTTGATTTAAGCTACATGCCATTAAAGCATTTAGGATATAAAGCTGTAATGGTTAATTTATCAGATGTATATGCAATGAATGGTGTTGCAGAACAAATTACCGTATCAATTGCTGTTTCAAATAGATTTCCTTTAGAAGCTTTAGAAGAATTATATGCAGGTATTCAATTAGCTTGTGATACTTATAAAGTTGATTTAATTGGAGGAGATACAACTTCATCAACAAAAGGAATGTTAATTTCTATTACCGCAATAGGAACAGCAGAAAAAGAAGACATTGTTTACCGAAACGGTGCAAAACCTACCGATTTAATTGTTGTTTCTGGAGATTTAGGTGCTGCATATTTAGGTTTACAGGTTTTAGAAAGAGAGAAACAAGTATTTCAAGTAAATCCGCAAAGTCAACCAGATTTAGATGCTTATACCTATTTAATAGAGCGTCAATTAAAACCAGAGGCTCGTAAAGATATTACAGAATTATTAAAAGAAATGGAGGTAAAACCAACTTCTATGATTGATATTTCTGATGGATTGTCATCTGAAATAATGCATATTTGTACACAAAGTAAAACAGGATGTAAAATTTATGAAGATAAATTACCGTTAGATCCTCAAGTTATTTCTACTTCTGAAGAGTTTAAAATGGATAGCACCATGATTGCTTTAAGTGGCGGTGAAGATTATGAATTATTATTTACAGTGCCTCTTGCCGATTTTGATAAAATCAAATCAAACCCGAATTTATCAATTATTGGGCATATTGTTGCAGAAAGTGAAGGACTGAATTTAGTTACACGTGCAAATCAAGAAATTGAATTAAAAGCACAAGGATGGAATACATTTAAAGAATAA
- the lysM gene encoding peptidoglycan-binding protein LysM, translating to MGIFSFIKNAGAKVFGVGKTTEEEAAEKSAKLVDAVNTLELPVENLAITIDEDKATISGEASDLATKEKVILVVGNTNGIGSVEDNMTVAPVVVAEEEEVVEEIMAQFHTVVGGDTLGKISKEFYGDAMKYTVIFEANKPMLSHPDKIYPGQVLRVPALVD from the coding sequence ATGGGAATTTTTTCATTTATTAAAAATGCTGGTGCCAAAGTATTTGGTGTAGGAAAAACAACTGAAGAAGAAGCTGCTGAAAAATCTGCTAAATTAGTAGATGCAGTTAATACTTTAGAATTACCTGTTGAAAATTTAGCAATTACTATTGACGAAGATAAAGCTACTATTTCTGGTGAAGCTTCTGATTTAGCAACTAAAGAAAAAGTGATTTTAGTGGTAGGAAATACCAATGGAATCGGTTCAGTAGAAGATAATATGACAGTTGCACCTGTTGTAGTTGCTGAAGAGGAAGAAGTTGTTGAAGAGATAATGGCTCAGTTTCACACAGTAGTAGGTGGTGATACTTTAGGTAAAATTTCAAAAGAATTTTATGGTGATGCCATGAAATATACAGTGATTTTTGAAGCAAATAAACCAATGTTATCTCATCCTGATAAAATTTATCCAGGGCAAGTATTAAGAGTACCTGCTTTAGTAGATTAA
- a CDS encoding YicC/YloC family endoribonuclease: MIQSMTGYGKSVLHLPSKKVTIEIKSLNSKNLDLNTRIPSYYREKELAVRKKLASHLVRGKIDFSIYVETTSDETLTTVNKSVVANYVAQLKNAMPISDNQEIELLKMAVRMPDALKTEREELDENEWTQIAVHIDEALQEIIAYRTDEAKSLEEDFQLRIANIQSALEEVKKLDGERIANVKERLQKALTDLKVEVDENRFEQELIYYLEKLDINEEKVRLGNHLLYFLDQLATDDSNGKKLGFIVQEIGREVNTMGSKANFAVMQKIVIQMKDELEKIKEQILNVL; this comes from the coding sequence ATGATACAATCTATGACGGGTTATGGTAAATCCGTATTACATTTACCTTCTAAGAAAGTAACTATTGAAATTAAATCTCTTAATAGTAAAAATTTAGACTTAAATACAAGAATACCTTCTTATTACAGAGAAAAAGAATTAGCCGTTCGTAAGAAATTAGCAAGTCATTTAGTAAGAGGGAAAATCGATTTTTCTATCTATGTAGAAACGACTTCTGATGAAACATTAACAACTGTAAATAAATCAGTAGTTGCAAATTACGTAGCGCAGTTAAAAAATGCAATGCCTATTTCTGATAATCAGGAAATTGAATTATTAAAGATGGCTGTTAGAATGCCTGATGCTTTAAAAACAGAACGTGAAGAGTTAGACGAAAATGAATGGACTCAAATTGCTGTTCATATCGATGAAGCTTTACAAGAAATTATTGCTTACAGAACTGATGAAGCTAAATCGTTAGAAGAAGATTTTCAATTAAGAATTGCAAATATTCAATCAGCTTTAGAAGAAGTTAAAAAATTAGACGGTGAAAGAATTGCAAACGTAAAAGAGCGTTTACAAAAAGCTTTAACCGATTTAAAAGTTGAGGTTGATGAGAATCGTTTTGAGCAAGAATTAATCTATTATCTAGAAAAATTAGATATCAACGAAGAAAAAGTTCGTTTAGGAAATCATTTATTATATTTCTTAGATCAATTGGCAACAGATGATTCTAATGGAAAAAAATTAGGATTTATCGTTCAAGAAATTGGAAGAGAAGTAAATACTATGGGGTCGAAAGCTAATTTTGCAGTGATGCAAAAAATAGTTATCCAAATGAAAGACGAACTAGAAAAAATAAAAGAACAAATTTTAAACGTTTTATAA
- the gmk gene encoding guanylate kinase: MAEDFKGKLFVFSAPSGSGKTTIVRHLLQQEKLSLAFSISAASREPRGFEVDGEDYYFISKEDFKNKIEADEFLEWEEVYTDNFYGTLKTEIERIWGLNKHVVFDIDVIGGLRIKSKFPEETLSIFVQPPSIEELKNRLNKRSTESEEKINMRIAKASVELAKATEFDKIIKNDKLEVALEEAENLVGNFLGLN, translated from the coding sequence ATGGCAGAAGATTTTAAAGGAAAATTATTTGTGTTTTCAGCACCTTCAGGATCAGGTAAAACAACTATTGTTCGTCATTTATTACAACAAGAAAAACTTAGTTTAGCTTTTTCAATTTCGGCAGCTTCTAGAGAACCAAGAGGTTTTGAGGTTGATGGAGAAGATTATTATTTCATATCTAAAGAAGATTTCAAAAATAAAATTGAAGCTGATGAATTTTTAGAGTGGGAGGAAGTGTACACCGATAATTTTTACGGAACTTTAAAAACCGAAATCGAACGTATTTGGGGCTTAAATAAACACGTTGTTTTTGATATTGATGTTATTGGAGGATTACGTATCAAAAGTAAATTCCCTGAAGAAACTTTATCAATTTTTGTGCAACCGCCAAGTATTGAAGAGCTTAAAAATCGCTTAAATAAAAGAAGTACCGAAAGCGAAGAAAAAATTAATATGCGTATTGCTAAAGCATCTGTAGAATTAGCAAAAGCAACAGAATTTGATAAAATTATCAAAAATGATAAATTGGAAGTTGCTTTAGAAGAAGCTGAAAATTTAGTAGGTAATTTTTTAGGATTAAATTAA
- the nadD gene encoding nicotinate (nicotinamide) nucleotide adenylyltransferase, with product MENFRKNIGLYFGTFNPIHIGHLIIANHMVENSDLDEIWMVVTPHNPFKKKSSLLDNHHRLDMVYLATEGYDKIQPSDIEFNLPQPNYTINTLTHISEKHPNYKFNLIMGEDNLKSFHKWRNYEAILDDYNVYVYPRISEGVVENQFTEHLKIHRVAAPIVEISSTMVRNSIKNEKNIQPLLSSKVFDYIDKMNFYRK from the coding sequence ATGGAAAATTTCAGAAAAAATATCGGATTGTATTTTGGAACTTTTAATCCCATTCATATAGGTCATTTAATTATTGCCAATCACATGGTCGAAAATTCTGACTTAGATGAAATTTGGATGGTTGTAACACCGCATAACCCATTTAAAAAGAAAAGCTCGTTACTTGATAATCACCATCGTTTAGACATGGTGTATTTGGCGACCGAAGGTTACGATAAAATTCAACCTTCTGATATTGAATTTAATTTGCCTCAGCCAAATTATACTATAAATACATTAACACATATATCTGAAAAACATCCTAATTATAAATTTAACTTAATTATGGGCGAAGACAATTTAAAAAGCTTTCATAAATGGCGAAATTATGAAGCTATTTTAGATGATTATAATGTATATGTATATCCTCGAATTTCAGAAGGAGTTGTTGAAAATCAATTTACAGAACACCTTAAAATTCATAGAGTTGCTGCGCCAATTGTAGAAATATCATCTACAATGGTACGTAATAGCATCAAAAATGAAAAAAATATTCAGCCTTTATTATCGTCTAAAGTTTTTGATTATATCGATAAAATGAATTTCTATAGAAAATAA
- a CDS encoding M23 family metallopeptidase yields the protein MAKNQKKRKLKQKLVDKYRLVILNEDTFQEKFSLKLSRLNVFVFGGIFSILLIVFTTLLIAFTGLREYIPGYSSSSLKRKATRLIYQTDSLKTRLAVIERFTKALRPVLTGEISPDKIDSIKIDAQNIAIDTRKLAATKEDSLFREKIEGKDRFPLSESAEGRAKVVFFSPLTGNISQVFNTNDKHYAIDIVAKKGTPVKVIADGTVILAEWTAETGYVIMIQHPDEFISVYKHNGQLLKQQGELVKSGEAIASVGSTGELSTGPHLHFELWNNGFPVNPTDYIDFQ from the coding sequence GTGGCTAAAAATCAAAAAAAGCGAAAGCTTAAACAAAAACTTGTAGATAAATACCGATTGGTAATTTTAAATGAAGATACTTTTCAAGAAAAATTCTCTTTAAAATTATCTCGCTTAAATGTATTTGTTTTTGGCGGTATTTTTTCAATATTGCTAATTGTATTTACAACTTTATTAATAGCATTTACAGGCTTACGAGAGTATATTCCAGGGTATTCTTCTAGTTCTTTAAAACGAAAAGCAACTCGATTAATATATCAAACAGATTCTTTAAAAACTCGATTGGCAGTTATAGAGCGTTTTACAAAAGCACTCCGACCTGTTTTAACAGGCGAAATAAGTCCTGATAAAATAGATTCTATCAAAATAGATGCTCAAAACATAGCTATTGATACCCGAAAATTAGCAGCAACAAAAGAAGATTCTTTATTTAGAGAAAAAATTGAAGGTAAAGACCGTTTTCCTTTATCTGAAAGTGCAGAAGGAAGGGCTAAAGTTGTTTTCTTTTCGCCTTTAACAGGTAATATTTCACAAGTTTTTAATACCAACGATAAACATTATGCAATTGATATTGTAGCTAAAAAAGGTACACCTGTAAAAGTAATTGCAGATGGAACAGTTATTTTAGCCGAATGGACAGCAGAAACAGGTTATGTAATAATGATACAACATCCTGATGAATTTATATCGGTTTATAAGCACAACGGACAATTATTGAAACAACAAGGTGAACTTGTAAAATCAGGAGAAGCAATTGCAAGTGTAGGTTCTACTGGCGAGTTATCTACAGGACCCCATTTACACTTTGAATTATGGAATAATGGATTTCCTGTAAATCCAACAGATTATATAGATTTTCAATAG